One stretch of Scyliorhinus canicula chromosome 7, sScyCan1.1, whole genome shotgun sequence DNA includes these proteins:
- the LOC119968722 gene encoding lysozyme C-1-like — protein MKILLILSVLLAVATPKVYQKCELARVLRGNGLDGFHRYSLANWVCLVQYESNYNTNAIGRNRKHGVIVSSDYGIFQINSYWWCNDGQTLNTRNRCHKNCNDFLNSDITDDIECAKRVVRDPQGMYAWYGWQNNCANRDLSHFLDECHL, from the exons ACTCCTAAGGTCTACCAGAAATGCGAATTGGCTCGTGTTTTACGTGGCAATGGATTGGATGGCTTTCATCGTTACAGCCTGGCAAATT GGGTGTGTTTGGTTCAATATGAAAGCAATTATAACACAAATGCAATTGGACGCAATAGAAAACATGGCGTCATTGTATCGTCAGACTACGGGATCTTTCAGATCAACAGCTACTGGTGGTGTAATGATGGTCAGACGCTGAACACGCGAAACAGGTGTCACAAAAACTGTAATG ATTTTCTCAATTCTGACATCACCGATGACATTGAGTGTGCAAAAAGGGTGGTGAGAGATCCCCAAGGAATGTATGCCTG GTATGGCTGGCAGAACAATTGCGCAAACCGAGATCTTAGCCATTTTCTGGATGAGTGTCACCTGTAA